One Oenanthe melanoleuca isolate GR-GAL-2019-014 chromosome 3, OMel1.0, whole genome shotgun sequence DNA segment encodes these proteins:
- the RRM2 gene encoding ribonucleoside-diphosphate reductase subunit M2 produces the protein MLSARAPFAARADQPRVSPKKSRSPMKSLSPMKGLALSDKENTPPALSSARVLASKTARKIFQEGDGDRVPRGVEEEEPLLRENPRRFVIFPIQYHDIWQMYKKAEASFWTAEEVDLSKDLQHWESLKPEEKYFISHVLAFFAASDGIVNENLVERFSQEVQITEARCFYGFQIAMENIHSEMYSLLIDTYIKDSKEREFLFNAIETLPCVKKKADWAMCWIGDKKATYGERVVAFAAVEGIFFSGSFASIFWLKKRGLMPGLTFSNELISRDEGLHCDFACLMFKHLIHKPSEERVKEIIMNAVLIEQEFLTEALPVKLIGMNCTLMKQYIEFVADRLMLELGFNKIYKAENPFDFMENISLEGKTNFFEKRVGEYQRMGVMSNPTDNSFTLDAEF, from the exons ATGCTGTCTGCCCGCGCCCCGTTCGCCGCCCGCGCCGACCAGCCCCGTGTGTCGCCCAAGAAGAGCCGGTCTCCTATGAAGAGTCTGTCACCCATGAAAGGCCTGGCGCTGAGCGACAAGGAGAACACG ccccccgcgCTCAGCAGCGCCCGCGTCCTGGCCAGCAAGACGGCCCGCAAGATCTTCCAGGAGGGCGATGGCGATCGG GTGCCGCGGGGcgtggaggaggaggagccgcTGCTGCGGGAGAACCCCCGCCGGTTCGTCATCTTCCCCATCCAGTACCACGACATCTGGCAGATGTACAAGAAGGCCGAGGCCTCCTTCTGGACGGCGGAGGAG GTGGACCTTTCCAAAGACCTCCAGCACTGGGAGTCCCTGAAGCCTGAGGAAAAGTACTTCATTTCTCATGTCCTTGCCTTCTTTGCTGCCAGTGATGGCATTGTCAACGAGAATTTG GTGGAGCGGTTCAGTCAAGAAGTACAAATCACAGAAGCTCGTTGTTTCTATGGCTTCCAGATTGCCATGGAAAATATACATTCAGAGATGTACAGTCTTCTTATTGACACCTACATTAAGGATTCTAAGGAGAG GGAATTCCTTTTCAATGCTATTGAAACGTTACCGTGTGTTAAAAAGAAGGCAGATTGGGCCATGTGCTGGATTGGGGACAAGAAAGCAACATATG GAGAACGTGTTGTAGCCTTTGCAGCTGTGGAAGGAATCTTCTTTTCTGGCTCTTTTGCATCAATTTTTTGGCTGAAGAAAAGAGGATTAATGCCTGGACTCACTTTTTCTAATGAACTCATCAGTAGAGATGAG GGTTTGCACTGTGATTTTGCCTGCCTCATGTTCAAGCACTTGATACACAAACCATCAGAGGAGAGAGTAAAGGAAATTATCATGAATGCTGTTCTCATAGAACAG GAATTCTTGACAGAGGCACTGCCTGTGAAGCTGATTGGCATGAACTGCACTTTAATGAAACAATATATTGAGTTTGTGGCAGACCGGCTTATGTTGGAGCTGGGATTTAACAAG ATATACAAAGCAGAGAATCCTTTTGACTTCATGGAAAACATCTCTCTGGAAGGCAAGACAAATTTCTTTGAGAAGCGAGTAGGTGAATATCAGAGGATGGGAGTCATGTCAAATCCTACAGACAACTCTTTCACCCTGGATGCAGAGTTTTGA